Proteins encoded within one genomic window of Halorussus salilacus:
- a CDS encoding DUF2070 family protein: MTATQGDLASLSRFIFRAPRWHTSLAFALLIAAVAGVGAFDAGFVLEDAWQGVFFIGVPTVVASLLTTPVDRRFGGQLTYNRSSLLALTCEGVLVAVMAVAGAAAVLSERLAQGFVFDALIVGLASVFALRLLVVLAISGRSVVVAAIPASLQTVTAAVLVFVYSGTMQYLHLGGGPLVETFVAISMRRAAEAPPALGAIAAVDFALLGILCLVYGAGVWAFVRFIDRPWERSLGVSMLDFLRGFVGHIAEGTDELEDFFEQIGEEAVVPVTVLAFRRGDGSEKARFVLPMIHPGPMGEIGGGNLPQRVAATAEGLAFPPHATAGHDFNLVTQRELETVIETAESVADDIEYAETATPSVRTRSGDAKVIGQAFGDDLLLASTYAPNFADDVMYAVGLSAAAEARSSGFDEVMLADAHNCNDGLSDVEDLGHVYPGSERSFDLMEAARDAASELADTPQEGLRLGTAWDPTDWTPREGIGPLGVRVAVFEVGDHRSAYVLVDGNNMEPGLRDRIVAAVGADAAEPVDAVEVLTTDNHVVNKTKSENQVGAAISQGDLVALVEDLVIEASADLEPVEGGMASERAEVTVFGNDRTETLASHANAVISMGGALAGAVVLAAMAISVVVFFLA, encoded by the coding sequence ATGACAGCGACGCAGGGCGACCTCGCCAGCCTGTCGCGGTTCATCTTCCGCGCGCCCCGGTGGCACACCAGCCTCGCGTTCGCGCTCCTCATCGCCGCTGTCGCGGGCGTCGGCGCGTTCGACGCCGGATTCGTGCTGGAGGACGCGTGGCAGGGCGTGTTCTTCATCGGCGTCCCTACCGTCGTCGCCAGCCTGCTCACCACGCCGGTCGACCGCCGGTTCGGCGGCCAGCTCACCTACAATCGCTCGTCGCTGCTCGCGCTGACCTGCGAGGGAGTGCTGGTCGCGGTCATGGCCGTCGCGGGCGCGGCCGCGGTGCTGTCCGAGCGACTCGCTCAGGGGTTCGTCTTCGACGCGCTCATCGTGGGACTGGCGTCGGTGTTCGCGCTCCGTCTACTGGTCGTGCTGGCCATCTCGGGCAGGTCTGTGGTGGTCGCCGCCATCCCCGCCAGCCTCCAGACCGTCACGGCCGCGGTCCTCGTGTTCGTCTACAGCGGGACCATGCAGTACCTCCACCTCGGGGGCGGCCCGCTGGTCGAGACGTTCGTCGCCATCTCGATGCGTCGGGCCGCCGAGGCACCTCCGGCGCTCGGTGCCATCGCCGCGGTCGACTTCGCCCTGCTCGGCATTTTGTGTCTGGTCTACGGCGCGGGGGTGTGGGCGTTCGTCCGGTTCATCGACCGGCCGTGGGAGCGGAGCCTCGGGGTGAGCATGCTCGACTTCCTCCGCGGATTCGTGGGCCACATCGCAGAGGGCACCGACGAACTCGAGGACTTCTTCGAGCAGATCGGCGAGGAGGCCGTCGTTCCCGTGACCGTCCTCGCGTTTCGCCGGGGAGACGGCTCCGAGAAGGCCCGGTTCGTCCTGCCGATGATCCACCCGGGTCCGATGGGCGAGATAGGCGGCGGCAACCTCCCCCAGCGCGTGGCCGCGACCGCCGAGGGACTGGCCTTCCCGCCCCACGCGACCGCGGGCCACGACTTCAACCTCGTGACCCAGCGCGAACTCGAAACCGTCATCGAGACCGCCGAGTCGGTCGCCGACGACATCGAGTACGCCGAGACCGCCACTCCGAGCGTCCGCACCCGGTCGGGCGACGCGAAGGTCATCGGGCAGGCGTTCGGCGACGACCTCCTGCTCGCGTCGACCTACGCCCCGAACTTCGCCGACGACGTGATGTACGCGGTCGGCCTCTCGGCCGCCGCCGAGGCCCGGTCAAGCGGGTTCGACGAGGTCATGCTGGCCGACGCCCACAACTGCAACGACGGCCTCAGCGACGTGGAGGACCTCGGCCACGTCTACCCCGGTAGCGAGCGGTCGTTCGACCTGATGGAGGCGGCCCGTGACGCGGCGTCCGAACTGGCCGATACCCCGCAGGAGGGCCTCCGCCTCGGGACCGCGTGGGACCCGACCGACTGGACGCCCCGCGAGGGAATCGGCCCGCTCGGGGTCCGGGTCGCGGTCTTCGAGGTCGGCGACCACCGCTCGGCCTACGTCCTCGTCGACGGCAACAACATGGAACCCGGCCTCCGGGACCGCATCGTGGCGGCGGTCGGAGCCGACGCCGCCGAACCGGTCGACGCGGTCGAGGTGCTGACCACCGACAACCACGTCGTCAACAAGACCAAGTCCGAGAATCAGGTCGGGGCGGCCATCTCGCAGGGCGATCTCGTGGCTCTCGTCGAGGACCTCGTGATCGAGGCCAGCGCGGACCTCGAACCCGTCGAGGGCGGGATGGCGAGCGAGCGCGCCGAGGTGACCGTCTTCGGCAACGACCGGACCGAGACGCTCGCGAGCCACGCGAACGCCGTCATCTCGATGGGCGGGGCGCTGGCGGGCGCGGTCGTGCTCGCGGCGATGGCGATAAGCGTGGTCGTCTTCTTCTTGGCGTGA
- a CDS encoding GMP synthase subunit A: MTRIVVVDNHGQFTHLEHRTLRDMGVDTEILDNDTPPEDIDADGLVLSGGPDIDDIGNCADYLDLDVPVLGICLGMQAIAHLLDGEVGEGDYGGYADVTVEILDDSDPVVGSLAPETRVWASHADEVKAVPEGFARTATSDVCGVEAMSDTDRDLYGVQWHPEVAHTAEGEQLFENFVAVCEQRAGERERAESSA; this comes from the coding sequence ATGACGCGCATCGTCGTGGTCGACAACCATGGGCAGTTCACCCACCTCGAACACCGCACGCTCCGCGACATGGGGGTCGACACCGAGATACTCGACAACGACACGCCCCCCGAAGACATCGACGCCGACGGCCTCGTCCTCTCGGGCGGTCCCGACATCGACGACATCGGCAACTGCGCCGACTACCTCGACCTCGACGTACCCGTGCTGGGCATCTGTCTCGGCATGCAGGCCATCGCCCACCTCCTCGACGGCGAGGTCGGCGAGGGCGACTACGGCGGGTACGCCGACGTGACCGTCGAGATTCTGGACGACTCCGACCCCGTGGTGGGTTCGCTCGCGCCCGAGACCAGGGTGTGGGCCAGCCACGCCGACGAGGTCAAGGCGGTCCCCGAGGGGTTCGCCCGGACCGCCACCAGCGACGTCTGCGGCGTCGAGGCGATGAGCGACACCGACCGGGACCTCTACGGCGTCCAGTGGCACCCCGAGGTCGCCCACACCGCCGAGGGCGAGCAGCTCTTCGAGAACTTCGTCGCGGTCTGCGAGCAGCGCGCTGGCGAACGGGAACGGGCCGAGTCGTCGGCCTGA
- a CDS encoding DUF7097 family protein, translating to MKETPSGTPVGVDDPYDHAGVCDHLTDEGKCRYAFEHPEQDPEFARERREDELRCPAADPDEGWSWESCPHFRCRNRDRECIRCGLEERRMAHSDERPLLEEHHLSYAGAGETLSHEITVYLCRWCHAKVHKSWARIDDDANPDPEAIAEKEGRRSREQREAAFESAAERYDRERGD from the coding sequence ATGAAGGAGACGCCCTCCGGGACCCCCGTCGGGGTCGACGACCCCTACGACCACGCGGGGGTCTGCGACCACCTCACCGACGAGGGCAAGTGTCGGTACGCCTTCGAACACCCCGAGCAGGACCCCGAGTTCGCCCGCGAGCGCCGCGAGGATGAGTTGCGGTGCCCGGCGGCCGACCCGGACGAGGGCTGGAGCTGGGAGTCGTGCCCGCACTTCCGGTGTCGGAACCGCGACCGGGAGTGCATCCGCTGTGGACTGGAGGAGCGCCGGATGGCCCACTCCGACGAGCGGCCCCTGCTCGAAGAGCACCACCTCTCGTATGCGGGGGCGGGAGAGACCCTGAGCCACGAAATCACGGTCTACCTCTGTCGGTGGTGTCACGCCAAGGTCCACAAGTCGTGGGCGCGAATCGACGACGACGCCAACCCCGACCCCGAGGCCATCGCGGAGAAGGAGGGGCGTCGGAGCCGCGAACAGCGCGAGGCCGCCTTCGAGTCGGCCGCGGAGCGCTACGACCGCGAGCGCGGGGACTGA
- a CDS encoding DUF192 domain-containing protein has translation MRLIRESEGGRETLATEVETADSFLSRARGLMFRRSIPDDYALVFEFDGVASRDVHMVFVPFPLDVLWLRDGEVQKKERLSAWTGLAKAEADRLVELPAGAADGVSVGDEVRLVG, from the coding sequence GTGCGACTGATACGAGAGTCCGAGGGCGGCCGCGAGACGCTGGCCACCGAGGTCGAGACCGCCGACTCGTTCCTCTCGCGGGCGAGGGGCCTGATGTTCCGGCGGTCGATTCCGGACGACTACGCGCTGGTCTTCGAGTTCGACGGGGTGGCGAGCCGGGACGTTCACATGGTATTCGTCCCCTTCCCGCTCGACGTGCTGTGGCTCCGGGACGGCGAGGTCCAGAAGAAAGAGCGCCTCTCGGCGTGGACCGGGCTGGCGAAGGCCGAGGCCGACCGACTGGTCGAGCTTCCGGCGGGGGCCGCAGACGGCGTCTCGGTCGGCGACGAGGTGCGCCTCGTCGGGTAG
- a CDS encoding MFS transporter has product MARHERPGRVPDAVVLKYYAYKATKAVEFYRPVMYLYFLSQGLSFTQIAVLEAVYNVTTVLGEVPTGYVGDRVGRRNSLLIGTGLITVTLVGIGLSGSFVGLLGLYVCWSMGYNFRSGSEDAWLYDTLTDDLSEGQFSRVRGRGESVSLLTGVVAAVVGGYLGSQDLSYPFFVAAGVTALGLPALLSLSEPDTYEATDRDDLSLRRTLGIVRDVVTNHRIRAFIVYYYVLLAAVLYLVFMFVQPIFETVVVDLGAPPARVESLLGWYYAAISLVGAGISYYTGAIKSRIGLRRWFLVLPFAVGAALVGMYVAPVLALPVLLLARGVADTTKALASQYINDRIESVGRATVLSAMAMVSGVTVIPFQLGSGVASDVSSPLLALAVAGVVLIAGSLAVVAWEVPVASDGPASELG; this is encoded by the coding sequence ATGGCACGCCACGAGCGGCCCGGGCGCGTTCCCGACGCCGTCGTCCTGAAGTACTACGCCTACAAGGCGACGAAAGCCGTCGAGTTCTACCGACCCGTGATGTACCTCTACTTCCTCTCGCAGGGGCTGTCGTTCACCCAAATCGCCGTCCTCGAAGCAGTCTACAACGTCACGACGGTCCTCGGCGAGGTGCCGACGGGGTACGTCGGCGACCGGGTCGGGCGTCGAAACAGCCTGCTCATCGGGACCGGTCTCATCACGGTCACGCTCGTCGGCATCGGCCTCTCGGGGTCGTTTGTCGGACTCCTCGGCCTGTACGTCTGCTGGTCGATGGGCTACAATTTCCGGTCGGGGAGCGAAGACGCGTGGCTCTACGACACCCTCACCGACGACCTCTCGGAAGGGCAGTTCTCGCGGGTTCGCGGGCGTGGCGAGTCGGTCTCGCTACTTACCGGCGTCGTCGCGGCCGTCGTCGGCGGCTACCTCGGAAGTCAGGACCTCTCGTACCCCTTCTTCGTCGCCGCGGGCGTCACCGCGCTCGGGCTTCCGGCCCTCCTCTCGCTGTCGGAACCCGACACGTACGAGGCGACCGACCGAGACGACCTGTCGCTCCGCCGAACCCTCGGCATCGTCCGCGACGTGGTGACGAACCACCGAATTCGCGCGTTCATCGTCTATTACTACGTCCTGCTCGCGGCCGTCCTCTACCTCGTGTTCATGTTCGTCCAGCCGATCTTCGAGACGGTCGTCGTGGACCTCGGAGCGCCACCGGCCCGCGTGGAATCGCTTCTGGGCTGGTACTACGCGGCGATCAGCCTCGTCGGGGCGGGAATCAGTTACTACACCGGAGCCATCAAATCGCGAATCGGTCTCCGGCGATGGTTCCTCGTCCTTCCGTTCGCGGTCGGCGCGGCGCTGGTCGGGATGTACGTGGCTCCGGTACTCGCGCTCCCCGTCCTCCTGCTCGCTCGTGGGGTCGCAGACACGACCAAGGCACTCGCCAGCCAGTACATCAACGACCGCATCGAGTCGGTCGGGCGGGCGACCGTGCTGAGCGCGATGGCGATGGTGAGCGGAGTGACCGTGATTCCGTTCCAACTCGGAAGCGGCGTGGCCTCGGACGTCTCCTCGCCACTGCTGGCGCTGGCGGTCGCTGGCGTCGTCCTCATCGCTGGCTCGCTCGCCGTCGTCGCGTGGGAGGTCCCCGTGGCGTCGGACGGGCCAGCGAGCGAACTCGGCTGA
- a CDS encoding 2-isopropylmalate synthase, with amino-acid sequence MTDLFGDSPNSTPLSDRDVQLLDTTLRDGEQAPGVSLSPDEKAEIAAALDRAGVDVVEAGSACTGDGERDAIRRVTDLDLDARVTSFARGVRADVDLALDCDVDGVNLVVPASDRHVEGKVGTTRSAVVETTADLVAHARDHGLWVEVVGEDGSRADLDFLERLAEAAHDAGADRFCVADTVGHAGPERVGEAVSRLADLGPTSVHTHDDLGLAVTNALAGVSAGANLVHATVNGVGERAGNVALEEVAIALDHCYGVETAETTELYDLARTVADATGVPLAPNKAVVGENAFAHESGIHTDGTLKDEAMYEPYPPEKVGRERRLVLGKHTGRAGAKAALAEHGVEVGDDELREVVARVQRLAERGKRVTDADLLAVADDVRGMERDRRIELRELTATSGGPLPTASVRLDIDGEERVASGTGDGPVDAAVAAVREAAGSAADAALESYRVDAITGGTDAVVTVEVEMTRGDRAVTVRASDGDITRASVTAMVDALDRLLALGDDSEADSETAVADD; translated from the coding sequence GTGACCGATTTATTCGGGGATTCCCCGAATAGCACACCTCTCTCAGACCGCGACGTACAGCTTCTGGACACCACGCTCCGCGACGGCGAGCAAGCACCGGGGGTCTCGCTGTCGCCCGACGAAAAGGCAGAGATAGCCGCCGCGCTCGACCGCGCGGGCGTCGACGTCGTCGAGGCCGGGAGCGCCTGCACCGGCGACGGCGAGCGCGACGCCATCCGGCGGGTGACCGACCTCGACCTCGACGCCCGGGTCACAAGCTTCGCCCGCGGGGTCCGGGCCGACGTGGACCTCGCGCTCGACTGCGACGTCGACGGCGTGAACCTCGTCGTACCCGCCAGCGACCGCCACGTTGAGGGAAAGGTCGGCACCACTCGGTCGGCGGTGGTCGAGACGACCGCCGACCTCGTGGCCCACGCCCGCGACCACGGCCTCTGGGTCGAGGTCGTCGGCGAGGACGGCTCGCGGGCCGACCTCGACTTCCTCGAACGCCTCGCGGAGGCCGCCCACGACGCGGGCGCAGACCGCTTCTGTGTCGCCGACACGGTGGGCCACGCCGGACCCGAGCGAGTCGGCGAGGCGGTCTCGCGGCTCGCCGACCTCGGGCCGACCAGCGTCCACACCCACGACGACCTCGGCCTCGCGGTGACGAACGCCCTCGCCGGTGTCTCTGCGGGCGCGAACCTCGTCCACGCCACCGTCAACGGCGTCGGCGAGCGCGCGGGCAACGTCGCGCTCGAAGAGGTCGCCATCGCGCTCGACCACTGCTACGGCGTCGAGACCGCCGAGACGACCGAACTCTACGACCTCGCGCGCACGGTCGCAGACGCGACCGGCGTCCCCCTCGCGCCGAACAAGGCGGTCGTCGGCGAGAACGCCTTCGCCCACGAATCGGGCATCCACACCGACGGCACCCTCAAGGACGAGGCGATGTACGAGCCCTACCCGCCCGAGAAGGTGGGCCGCGAGCGCCGCCTCGTCCTCGGCAAGCACACCGGCCGGGCAGGAGCGAAGGCGGCGCTCGCCGAGCACGGCGTCGAGGTCGGCGACGACGAACTCCGCGAGGTGGTCGCCCGCGTCCAGCGACTCGCCGAGCGCGGCAAGCGCGTGACCGACGCCGACCTGCTCGCGGTCGCCGACGACGTGCGGGGGATGGAACGCGACCGCCGTATCGAGCTCCGGGAGCTCACCGCGACCAGCGGCGGGCCCCTCCCCACCGCGAGCGTCCGCCTCGATATCGACGGCGAGGAGCGAGTCGCCTCCGGCACCGGCGACGGACCGGTCGACGCCGCGGTCGCGGCGGTCCGCGAGGCCGCGGGGTCGGCCGCAGACGCCGCGCTCGAATCCTACCGCGTCGACGCCATCACCGGCGGCACCGACGCCGTGGTCACCGTCGAGGTCGAGATGACCCGGGGCGACCGGGCCGTCACCGTGCGAGCCAGCGACGGCGACATCACCCGGGCGAGCGTCACCGCGATGGTCGACGCCCTCGACCGCCTGCTCGCGCTCGGAGACGACTCGGAGGCCGACTCCGAGACCGCGGTCGCCGACGACTGA
- a CDS encoding TspO/MBR family protein, translating to MSVIDAARRNAVDWPALLASVLVCELAGIVPSILTAGDVATWYPTLAKPWFTPPSWVFGPVWTTLYLLMGVALYLVWKRATGRLRRVALGVFAVQLVLNAGWTLTFFGAREILGGLVVIVALLATILATIGAFARVDRRAAALLVPYLLWVGFATALNYDLWRLNG from the coding sequence ATGAGCGTTATCGACGCGGCACGCCGGAACGCCGTCGACTGGCCCGCACTCCTCGCGAGCGTCCTCGTCTGCGAGCTCGCGGGAATCGTCCCCTCGATACTGACCGCGGGCGACGTTGCGACGTGGTACCCGACCCTCGCCAAGCCGTGGTTCACGCCGCCGAGCTGGGTGTTCGGCCCGGTCTGGACCACCCTCTACCTCCTGATGGGCGTGGCGCTGTACCTCGTCTGGAAGCGCGCGACCGGCCGCCTCCGGCGGGTCGCGCTCGGCGTCTTCGCGGTCCAGTTGGTCCTCAACGCGGGGTGGACGCTCACCTTCTTCGGGGCGCGCGAGATACTCGGCGGGCTGGTCGTCATCGTCGCCCTGCTCGCGACCATCCTCGCGACGATTGGGGCGTTCGCCCGCGTCGACCGTCGGGCGGCCGCGCTCCTCGTTCCCTACCTGCTGTGGGTCGGGTTCGCCACCGCGCTCAACTACGACCTCTGGCGGCTCAACGGCTGA
- a CDS encoding AAA family ATPase — protein sequence MDVTEASERCDSVLDAVGSAVVADREFLKTVLLGVLADGHVLLEDVPGTGKTLTARGFADALGLSFSRVQFTPDLLPADVTGTHVFNEGTREFEFSEGPIFANVVLADEINRAPPKTQAALLEAMEEAQVTVDGETHDLPRPFFVIATQNPVEQEGTFPLPEAQVDRFAVKSSIGYPEADGEYELLRRRAGRSAQSPSVETVLDEDLVTDLREVPETVRVDDDLLEYVANVARATRRDRRVAVGVSPRGTQRLFEAARAYAAMEGREFVTPDDVKRVAHPVLAHRIVLTPDAQVDDVEKSAIVGRVLDEVEVPTVE from the coding sequence ATGGACGTAACCGAGGCGAGCGAGCGGTGTGATTCGGTCCTCGACGCGGTCGGGAGCGCGGTCGTCGCCGACCGCGAGTTCCTGAAGACGGTGTTGCTGGGCGTGCTGGCCGACGGCCACGTCCTGCTGGAGGACGTGCCCGGCACGGGCAAGACCCTCACGGCCCGGGGGTTCGCCGACGCGCTCGGCCTCTCGTTCTCGCGCGTGCAGTTCACCCCCGACCTCCTCCCGGCCGACGTGACCGGGACCCACGTATTCAACGAGGGGACCCGGGAGTTCGAGTTCAGCGAGGGGCCCATCTTCGCCAACGTGGTGCTGGCCGACGAGATAAATCGAGCGCCCCCGAAAACCCAGGCCGCGCTGCTCGAAGCCATGGAGGAGGCACAGGTCACCGTCGACGGCGAGACCCACGACCTCCCACGGCCGTTCTTCGTCATCGCGACTCAGAACCCGGTCGAACAGGAGGGCACCTTCCCCCTCCCCGAGGCGCAGGTCGACCGCTTCGCTGTCAAGTCGTCCATCGGCTACCCCGAGGCCGACGGCGAGTACGAACTCCTCCGACGGCGGGCCGGACGCTCGGCCCAGAGCCCCTCGGTCGAGACGGTGCTCGACGAGGACCTCGTGACCGACCTCCGGGAGGTGCCCGAGACGGTCCGGGTCGACGACGACCTGCTGGAGTACGTCGCGAACGTCGCGCGCGCGACCCGCCGGGACCGGCGGGTCGCGGTCGGGGTCTCCCCGCGCGGGACCCAGCGGCTGTTCGAGGCCGCCAGGGCCTACGCCGCGATGGAGGGCAGGGAGTTCGTGACCCCCGACGACGTAAAGCGCGTGGCCCACCCCGTGCTGGCCCACCGAATCGTGCTGACGCCGGACGCGCAGGTCGACGACGTCGAGAAGTCGGCGATAGTCGGGCGCGTCCTCGACGAGGTCGAAGTGCCGACCGTGGAGTAG
- a CDS encoding DUF7519 family protein, whose product MTREIDRSPARFSAGLALSAATVSVGASALAASAAAAVGAAGLLAVLLGVVRGSRRAVTLGSATLLVGALFGGVVAPLAHLLLPGVIGAILAYDFGEQAINVGEQLGRETDTTNLEATHAAASTVVGVGAGGLGYAIYLGASGGQPVTALVFLLLAALALTSALRT is encoded by the coding sequence GTGACCCGCGAGATCGACCGCTCGCCCGCCCGGTTCTCGGCGGGGCTCGCGCTCTCGGCCGCCACGGTGTCGGTCGGCGCGAGCGCGCTCGCGGCGTCGGCTGCGGCCGCGGTCGGGGCCGCGGGGCTCCTCGCAGTCCTCCTCGGCGTCGTCCGGGGGTCGCGCCGGGCGGTCACCCTCGGGTCGGCGACCCTGCTGGTCGGGGCGCTGTTCGGCGGCGTGGTCGCGCCGCTCGCCCACCTCCTCCTGCCGGGGGTCATCGGCGCGATACTGGCCTACGACTTCGGCGAGCAGGCCATCAACGTCGGCGAGCAGTTGGGCCGCGAGACCGACACGACCAACCTCGAAGCGACGCACGCCGCCGCGAGCACGGTGGTCGGGGTCGGCGCTGGCGGACTCGGATACGCCATCTACCTCGGTGCGTCTGGCGGCCAGCCCGTGACCGCGCTGGTGTTCCTCCTGCTGGCGGCGCTCGCGCTGACCTCGGCGCTCCGGACGTGA
- a CDS encoding DUF58 domain-containing protein, with protein MTVVRETNRWRGVSAVALLAGGLGIVFNNPLVLLSGVVGVAFAAYTRTAGTPAVALDATRTVSDDEPLPGDEVAVQLAVENVGDATLADLRVVDGVPDALPVTDGSARLGTALRPGKTAHLTYAVEAERGDHAFDPVQVVARDFSGATEVETEVECETTLTCVPKLGTTVDVPLRAQTTRYTGRVTTDTGGSGVEFYGTREYRRGDPLSRVDWNRLARTGDLTTVEFREERAASVVVVVDTREEAYLAPGEGERNAVQHGVDAAGKAVTRLLDAGDRVGIAAFGPVTCWLAPGSGNDHRARVRDLLATHPAFSPAPSEGAFYPTTRLAWLRKRLPASSQVLFVSPLCDDFAATAARRLDAEGHLVTVLAPDPTAVGTPGQRLARTLRARRVSDLRASGLRVVDWDTDDALGAALERTARRWRA; from the coding sequence GTGACGGTGGTCAGGGAGACCAACCGCTGGCGCGGCGTCAGCGCGGTCGCGTTGCTCGCTGGCGGGCTCGGCATCGTGTTCAACAATCCGCTGGTCCTCCTGTCGGGCGTGGTCGGGGTGGCGTTCGCGGCCTACACCCGGACCGCGGGGACCCCAGCGGTCGCGCTCGACGCGACCCGGACCGTGAGCGACGACGAACCCCTCCCCGGCGACGAGGTCGCGGTGCAGCTGGCGGTCGAGAACGTCGGCGACGCCACGCTCGCCGACCTCCGGGTCGTCGACGGCGTCCCCGACGCCCTCCCCGTGACCGACGGGTCGGCCCGGCTCGGGACCGCGCTCCGACCGGGCAAGACCGCCCACCTCACCTACGCCGTCGAGGCCGAGCGCGGCGACCACGCGTTCGACCCGGTGCAGGTCGTCGCCCGCGACTTCAGCGGCGCGACCGAGGTCGAGACCGAGGTCGAGTGCGAGACGACCCTGACCTGCGTCCCGAAGCTCGGGACCACCGTCGACGTGCCCCTGCGCGCCCAGACGACGCGGTACACCGGCCGGGTCACCACCGACACCGGCGGGTCGGGCGTGGAGTTCTACGGCACCCGGGAGTACCGCCGGGGCGACCCCCTCTCGCGGGTCGACTGGAATCGACTCGCGCGCACGGGCGACCTCACCACCGTGGAGTTCCGCGAGGAGCGGGCCGCGAGCGTGGTCGTCGTCGTCGACACCCGCGAGGAGGCCTACCTCGCGCCCGGCGAGGGCGAGCGCAACGCGGTCCAGCACGGCGTCGACGCCGCGGGCAAGGCGGTGACGAGGCTCCTCGACGCGGGCGACCGGGTCGGAATCGCGGCGTTCGGGCCGGTGACCTGCTGGCTCGCGCCGGGGTCGGGCAACGACCACCGCGCGAGGGTCCGCGACCTGCTCGCGACCCATCCGGCGTTCTCGCCCGCGCCGTCCGAGGGGGCCTTCTACCCGACCACCCGGCTCGCGTGGCTCCGCAAGCGCCTGCCCGCCTCCTCGCAGGTCCTGTTCGTCTCGCCGCTGTGCGACGACTTCGCCGCGACGGCCGCCCGCAGGCTCGACGCCGAGGGCCACCTCGTGACCGTCCTCGCTCCCGACCCCACCGCGGTCGGGACGCCGGGCCAGCGACTCGCGCGGACCCTGCGCGCCCGGCGGGTCTCGGACCTCCGGGCGAGCGGCCTCCGGGTCGTCGACTGGGACACCGACGACGCGCTCGGGGCCGCGCTGGAGCGGACCGCCCGGAGGTGGCGGGCGTGA
- a CDS encoding DUF7269 family protein, translating into MSDHPVLTAVGVAAVALGVLMVLEPGLAAAIAADYTAVVLIGVLALVQGVRIARTRRATELRGAETPDVETVESMPVPGEEFDDRVATLRAGPRRSTLRERNDLRDRLREAAIPAVADRDHVSREEARERIEAGTWTDDAFAASFLGDSDAPKPPLSARLRLVASPRSGHQVRIRRTADAVARAAGVGAPAARAPGGTSAESGEDTPTRREAEP; encoded by the coding sequence GTGAGCGACCATCCCGTCCTCACCGCGGTCGGCGTCGCGGCGGTCGCGCTGGGGGTGCTGATGGTGCTCGAACCCGGTCTGGCGGCCGCGATAGCCGCCGACTACACCGCGGTCGTCCTGATCGGCGTGCTCGCGCTGGTCCAAGGCGTCCGGATCGCGCGCACCCGGCGGGCGACCGAGTTGCGCGGCGCGGAGACCCCCGACGTGGAGACGGTCGAGTCGATGCCCGTGCCCGGCGAGGAGTTCGACGACCGGGTGGCGACGCTCCGGGCGGGGCCGCGCCGGAGCACCCTCCGCGAGCGCAACGACCTCCGCGACCGACTGCGCGAGGCCGCCATCCCGGCGGTCGCCGACCGCGACCACGTCTCGCGCGAGGAGGCACGCGAGCGAATCGAGGCCGGGACGTGGACCGACGACGCCTTCGCGGCGTCGTTCCTCGGCGACTCGGACGCGCCGAAACCGCCGCTCTCGGCCAGACTGCGACTCGTCGCCAGTCCCCGGTCGGGCCATCAGGTCCGGATACGCCGGACCGCCGACGCGGTCGCGCGGGCGGCGGGCGTCGGCGCGCCCGCCGCCCGCGCGCCCGGCGGAACCTCCGCGGAGTCGGGAGAAGACACGCCCACCCGGCGGGAGGCCGAACCGTGA